From the genome of Deinococcus sp. AJ005, one region includes:
- a CDS encoding GNAT family N-acetyltransferase, with amino-acid sequence MSVRPRTDADFPALAEALRGTHHADAYPSVWPADPAAFLAPPLTLGAWVAEVRGVPVGQVVLRAAPEPVPEWIAATGLPARKVAFLSRLLVAPESQGQGLARQLFRAAWAEARRLNRRAILDVQADAPAPIALYDSEGWARVATLPAPWTGADGRHPQIYVYVSPA; translated from the coding sequence GTGAGCGTTCGCCCGCGCACCGATGCCGACTTTCCCGCGCTGGCAGAAGCCCTGCGCGGAACACACCACGCCGATGCCTACCCCTCGGTGTGGCCTGCCGATCCCGCCGCATTCCTTGCGCCGCCACTGACGCTGGGGGCCTGGGTGGCCGAGGTCAGGGGTGTGCCTGTGGGTCAGGTGGTCCTGCGGGCCGCGCCGGAGCCGGTGCCGGAATGGATTGCGGCCACCGGGTTACCAGCGCGGAAAGTCGCCTTCCTCTCACGGCTGCTCGTCGCACCGGAATCTCAGGGACAGGGGCTGGCACGTCAACTCTTCCGCGCTGCCTGGGCAGAGGCGCGGCGGCTGAATCGGCGGGCCATCCTGGATGTTCAGGCCGACGCCCCTGCCCCCATTGCCCTGTACGACAGCGAGGGCTGGGCGCGGGTGGCCACCCTGCCCGCACCCTGGACCGGGGCCGATGGCCGTCATCCGCAGATTTATGTCTACGTCTCGCCCGCCTGA
- a CDS encoding acetyl-CoA C-acetyltransferase, translated as MTQNAAQNNPKIVIVAARRTPIGSFMGGLKDVSAAELGVAAARAVAEGLPGDDIADVIVGNVLQAGNGMNVARQVALGTGLADHVPGLTVNRVCGSGLQSVISAAQGLKSGDGRLYLAGGTESMSRAPYLLPRAREGYRLGHATALDSILSEGLTDVFNDYHMGITAENIAAQWGITREEQDAFALESQNRAAAALAGGHFADELVAIEVPGKKGPTTFDTDEYPRATSAEALAKLRPAFKKDGTVTAGNASGLNDGAAMLAVTTEDYARANGLSILAEISGYAAIGVDPKVMGIGPAKAVPIALERAGLTLADVDLLELNEAFAAQSLAVLRDLGADPAKVNITGGAIALGHPIGASGARVLVTLIHALRRTEKEIGVASLCIGGGMGIAVVIRARN; from the coding sequence ATGACTCAAAACGCAGCTCAGAACAACCCGAAAATCGTGATCGTGGCGGCGCGGCGCACGCCGATTGGCAGCTTCATGGGCGGATTGAAGGACGTATCCGCCGCTGAACTGGGCGTGGCGGCGGCGCGGGCGGTGGCCGAAGGGCTGCCCGGCGACGATATTGCCGACGTGATCGTGGGCAACGTGCTTCAGGCCGGGAATGGCATGAACGTGGCCCGGCAGGTGGCGCTGGGCACTGGGCTGGCGGACCATGTGCCGGGATTGACGGTCAACCGCGTGTGCGGCAGCGGCTTGCAGTCGGTGATCAGCGCCGCACAGGGGTTGAAATCTGGCGATGGCAGACTGTATCTGGCGGGCGGCACCGAGTCCATGAGCCGCGCCCCATACCTGCTGCCGCGCGCCCGCGAGGGCTACCGTCTGGGCCACGCAACGGCACTGGACAGCATCCTCAGCGAAGGGCTGACCGACGTGTTCAACGATTACCATATGGGCATCACGGCAGAAAATATTGCCGCCCAGTGGGGCATTACACGCGAAGAACAGGACGCCTTCGCGCTGGAAAGCCAGAACCGCGCCGCTGCCGCGCTGGCTGGCGGACACTTTGCCGACGAACTGGTGGCGATAGAAGTGCCCGGCAAGAAAGGCCCCACCACCTTTGACACCGACGAGTACCCGCGCGCCACCTCTGCCGAAGCCCTGGCGAAATTGCGCCCGGCCTTCAAGAAAGACGGCACCGTGACGGCGGGCAACGCCAGCGGCCTGAACGATGGGGCAGCCATGCTGGCCGTGACCACCGAGGACTACGCCAGAGCCAATGGCCTGAGCATTCTGGCCGAGATCAGCGGTTACGCGGCGATTGGCGTGGACCCCAAAGTCATGGGCATCGGCCCAGCAAAAGCCGTTCCTATCGCGCTGGAGCGGGCCGGGCTAACCCTGGCTGACGTGGATCTACTGGAGCTGAACGAGGCGTTCGCCGCCCAGTCGCTGGCCGTGCTGCGCGATCTGGGGGCGGACCCGGCAAAGGTGAACATCACCGGGGGCGCGATTGCGCTGGGCCACCCCATCGGCGCAAGTGGGGCGCGGGTGCTGGTCACGCTGATTCACGCGCTGCGGCGCACCGAGAAGGAAATCGGAGTGGCCAGCCTGTGCATCGGCGGCGGCATGGGCATCGCTGTGGTGATCCGGGCCAGGAACTGA
- a CDS encoding TRAP transporter substrate-binding protein → MGIDRRKFLKGAAATAAASTVFSPHSFAQTGNVRWKCATSWPKSLDVLFGGAQMIADRVSAMTDGKFTIRAYEAGELVPGLQVLDAVQQGTVECGHSAGYYYVGKNPTLGFATGVPFGLTASEQNAWIYSAGGLELMRAVYDDFGIIQFPAGNTTAQMGGWFKKEVKTAADFKGLKMRIPGIGGQVMAKLGVNVQVLPGGEIYLALDRGAIDAAEWVGPYDDEKLGLQKAAKFYYAPGWWEPSAAFDLMVGKKAYAALPKAYKEILASACAEANLAVAADYDAKNQAALQRLKKGGTLIRRYSSDILKAGNKATQELHAENSAKNADYKKVYTPWNAFRRDVRAWHQVNDRPMIDFTS, encoded by the coding sequence ATGGGAATTGACCGCCGTAAGTTCTTGAAAGGAGCTGCCGCCACCGCTGCGGCCAGCACCGTTTTCTCGCCCCACAGCTTCGCCCAGACCGGCAACGTGCGCTGGAAATGCGCCACGAGCTGGCCCAAGAGCCTGGACGTTCTGTTCGGCGGCGCGCAGATGATCGCGGACCGTGTGAGCGCCATGACCGACGGCAAGTTCACCATCCGGGCCTACGAGGCGGGCGAACTGGTCCCCGGTTTGCAGGTGCTGGACGCCGTGCAGCAGGGCACCGTGGAATGCGGCCACAGCGCCGGGTACTACTACGTGGGCAAGAACCCCACCCTGGGTTTTGCCACTGGCGTTCCCTTCGGCCTGACCGCCTCCGAGCAGAACGCCTGGATTTACAGCGCGGGCGGCCTGGAGCTGATGCGCGCCGTCTATGACGACTTCGGGATCATCCAGTTTCCGGCGGGCAACACCACCGCGCAGATGGGTGGCTGGTTCAAGAAGGAAGTCAAGACAGCGGCGGACTTCAAGGGCCTCAAGATGCGCATTCCCGGCATCGGCGGGCAGGTCATGGCCAAGCTGGGCGTGAACGTGCAGGTGCTGCCCGGCGGCGAGATCTATCTGGCGCTGGACCGTGGCGCGATTGACGCCGCCGAGTGGGTCGGGCCATACGACGACGAGAAACTGGGGCTGCAAAAAGCTGCCAAGTTCTACTACGCTCCCGGCTGGTGGGAACCCAGCGCGGCCTTTGATCTGATGGTGGGGAAGAAAGCCTACGCCGCGCTGCCCAAGGCGTACAAGGAAATTCTGGCGAGTGCCTGTGCCGAGGCCAACCTGGCCGTCGCCGCCGACTACGACGCCAAGAACCAGGCTGCGCTGCAACGCCTCAAGAAGGGCGGCACCCTGATCCGCCGTTACTCCAGCGACATCCTCAAGGCGGGCAACAAGGCCACCCAGGAACTGCACGCCGAGAACTCGGCCAAGAATGCCGATTACAAGAAGGTGTACACGCCCTGGAACGCCTTCCGCCGCGATGTGCGCGCCTGGCATCAGGTCAATGACCGCCCCATGATTGACTTCACCAGCTAA
- a CDS encoding TRAP transporter large permease subunit — MDAIGLWMFFGAFILIFSGFPVAFSLAGTAIIFGLIGLGTGHFDALLLRAIPDRIFGTMSNFTLLAIPYFVFMGGILGKSGLAEDLLRTAGLLFGRLRGGIAVAVVLVGLLLAATTGVVAATVVTMGLISLPIMLRYGYDKGLASGVIAASGTLGQVIPPSVVLVVLGSELGVSVGDLFLGSLVPGLMLAALYIVYVIVRSAMNPKLAPAMPAAELNIKPAAMALQVLRAMIPPLLLIFAVLGSIFFGLATATEAGAVGALGAVLLALANRKMTRAALWEVTLSTARLTTFVIFILIGSTSFSLVFRALDGDLYMQNILANLPGGVLGFLIVTNLAIFILGFFLDFFEIAFILLPIFAPVARDLGVDMIWYGILLGINLQTSFLTPPFGFSLFYLRGIAGKYLATTDIYRGVVPFIFIQIFVLVLCVAFPGLTGLRAAGP, encoded by the coding sequence GTGGACGCCATCGGCCTGTGGATGTTTTTCGGGGCGTTCATTCTCATTTTCAGCGGTTTCCCAGTGGCCTTCTCGCTGGCCGGAACCGCCATTATTTTTGGGTTGATCGGGCTGGGGACCGGCCACTTCGACGCGCTGCTGCTGCGCGCCATTCCAGACCGCATCTTCGGCACCATGAGCAACTTCACCCTGCTGGCGATTCCGTATTTCGTGTTTATGGGCGGCATTCTGGGCAAGAGCGGGCTGGCCGAGGACCTGCTGCGAACGGCGGGCCTGCTGTTCGGGCGGCTGCGCGGCGGCATTGCGGTGGCCGTGGTGCTGGTGGGCCTGCTGCTGGCCGCCACGACGGGGGTGGTGGCCGCCACGGTGGTCACGATGGGTCTGATCAGCCTGCCGATCATGCTGCGCTACGGCTACGACAAGGGGCTGGCCAGCGGCGTGATCGCGGCGTCGGGCACGCTGGGGCAGGTGATTCCGCCCAGCGTGGTGCTGGTGGTGCTGGGAAGCGAACTGGGCGTGTCGGTAGGCGATCTGTTCCTGGGTTCGCTGGTGCCGGGGCTGATGCTGGCGGCGCTGTACATCGTGTACGTGATCGTGCGTTCGGCCATGAATCCCAAGCTGGCCCCGGCCATGCCCGCCGCCGAGCTGAACATCAAGCCCGCCGCGATGGCGCTGCAAGTGCTGCGGGCCATGATCCCGCCGCTGCTGCTGATCTTCGCGGTGCTAGGGTCCATCTTCTTCGGCCTTGCAACAGCCACCGAAGCCGGGGCCGTCGGGGCGCTGGGCGCGGTGCTGCTGGCCCTCGCCAACCGCAAGATGACGCGCGCGGCGTTGTGGGAAGTGACCCTCTCCACCGCCCGCCTGACCACCTTCGTCATCTTCATCCTGATCGGCTCCACGTCGTTCTCGCTGGTGTTCCGGGCGCTGGACGGCGATCTGTACATGCAGAATATCCTGGCCAACCTGCCAGGCGGGGTGCTGGGCTTCCTGATCGTGACCAATCTGGCCATCTTCATCCTGGGCTTCTTTCTGGATTTCTTTGAAATCGCCTTTATCCTGCTGCCGATCTTCGCGCCCGTTGCCCGTGATCTGGGCGTGGACATGATCTGGTACGGCATCCTGCTGGGGATCAACCTCCAGACCAGTTTCCTGACGCCGCCGTTTGGGTTCTCGCTGTTCTACCTGCGCGGTATCGCGGGCAAATATCTGGCCACCACCGACATTTACCGGGGGGTGGTGCCGTTCATCTTCATCCAGATTTTCGTACTGGTGCTGTGCGTGGCCTTCCCCGGCCTGACCGGACTGCGGGCAGCGGGGCCGTGA
- a CDS encoding DUF2945 domain-containing protein, with product MTFKKGDQVSWNSHGGEARGRVVRVAHEDGEVSGFQYCATQDDPRYIIEVEGGKHVAHTADALSKA from the coding sequence ATGACCTTTAAGAAAGGCGATCAGGTGAGCTGGAACAGCCACGGCGGCGAGGCCAGGGGCCGGGTGGTCCGCGTGGCGCACGAGGACGGCGAGGTCAGCGGCTTTCAGTACTGCGCCACTCAGGACGATCCCCGCTACATCATCGAGGTGGAGGGCGGCAAGCATGTCGCGCATACGGCGGACGCCCTGTCGAAAGCCTGA
- a CDS encoding DUF4384 domain-containing protein, with protein sequence MTAFPKTASLKKSALLLAVSAALLGLAAPAFAAPKISAQSIIVNPVATNLSARVWVNRDPSGTQNPSYRIGEHITLYTSVNENAYVYLFNVNPDGSTDQILPNRISSSNYVRAGQTRAFPASGDQFTFDVAGPYGLNRVLVIASRRALNLNELSSYQNGGNFAVVKPKTSQGLAQALSIVVDPVPSPVTQPVAQTDWISDTAYYTVGY encoded by the coding sequence ATGACTGCATTCCCTAAAACAGCGTCCCTCAAGAAGTCCGCCCTGCTGCTCGCCGTTTCTGCCGCCCTGCTGGGCCTAGCCGCGCCCGCTTTCGCCGCGCCGAAGATCAGCGCCCAGAGCATCATCGTCAATCCAGTGGCCACCAACCTCAGCGCCCGCGTGTGGGTGAATCGCGATCCCAGCGGCACGCAGAATCCCAGCTACCGCATCGGCGAACACATCACGCTGTACACCAGCGTCAATGAGAACGCCTACGTCTACCTGTTCAACGTCAACCCGGACGGCAGTACTGATCAGATTCTGCCCAACCGCATCAGCTCCAGCAATTATGTGCGCGCCGGACAGACCCGCGCCTTCCCGGCCAGCGGTGATCAGTTCACCTTCGACGTGGCCGGTCCCTACGGCCTGAACCGGGTGCTGGTCATCGCCAGCCGCCGCGCCCTGAACCTGAACGAGCTGAGCAGCTATCAGAACGGCGGCAACTTTGCCGTCGTCAAGCCCAAGACCAGCCAGGGTCTGGCGCAGGCGCTGAGCATCGTGGTGGACCCGGTCCCCAGCCCCGTGACGCAGCCCGTGGCCCAGACCGACTGGATCAGCGACACGGCGTATTACACAGTCGGCTACTGA
- the dcd gene encoding dCTP deaminase produces the protein MSILPDWRIRELALAGMIDPFEDRLVRTAENQQVISYGLSSFGYDLRCADEWKIFTNVNSAIVDPKHFDERSFVDITASEIIIPPNSFALARSLEYLKIPDNVMVVALGKSTYARCGLVANVTPLEPGWEGHVTLEFSNTTPLPAKMYAFEGCVQLLFFEGERPEVTYGDRKGKYQGQRGVTLPKL, from the coding sequence GTGAGTATTCTGCCCGACTGGCGTATCCGCGAACTGGCCCTCGCGGGCATGATCGACCCCTTCGAGGACCGTCTGGTCCGCACTGCCGAGAATCAGCAGGTGATCAGCTACGGCCTGAGCAGCTTTGGCTATGACCTGCGCTGCGCCGACGAGTGGAAGATCTTTACCAACGTCAACAGCGCCATCGTGGACCCCAAACATTTCGATGAGCGCAGTTTCGTGGACATCACGGCCAGCGAGATTATCATTCCGCCGAACTCGTTTGCGCTGGCCCGCAGCCTGGAATACCTGAAAATTCCCGATAACGTGATGGTGGTGGCGCTGGGAAAATCGACGTATGCGCGTTGCGGGTTGGTCGCAAACGTAACTCCTCTGGAACCCGGCTGGGAGGGACACGTCACCCTCGAATTCTCCAACACCACGCCGCTGCCTGCCAAGATGTACGCCTTCGAGGGCTGTGTTCAGCTTCTCTTCTTTGAAGGCGAACGCCCGGAAGTGACTTACGGGGACCGCAAGGGCAAGTACCAGGGCCAGCGGGGCGTGACGCTGCCCAAGCTTTGA
- a CDS encoding homoserine dehydrogenase, with amino-acid sequence MRTVTVGVLGSGTVGQDVLNLIERRESVFSDMSVKIEISGVLVRDVNKVRDVPPGTRVTTDPGFLQECGVVIEAMGGVDRPLEMLLPYLRSGRPVITANKALLAERWDVLREYALAGSLYYEASVMAGTPVIGPMSTVLRASTFTRLQAVLNGTCLYILNQMEEGRDYADALAGAQALGYAETPPTLDVGGFDTAHKLAVLARFCADGNFPYSAVQVQGIEDITQKDIQDARAAGERIKLVAELERDGTGWRATVAPQRLPESHPLCTAGAGRNALMYEGEECGMLIFAGGGAGGMITASAMVGDLLDWVIGFPGHVPLH; translated from the coding sequence ATGAGAACTGTTACCGTGGGCGTTCTGGGCAGCGGCACTGTCGGCCAGGACGTGCTGAACCTGATCGAACGCCGGGAAAGCGTGTTTAGCGATATGAGCGTGAAGATCGAGATTTCTGGGGTGCTGGTGCGCGACGTGAACAAGGTGCGCGACGTGCCGCCCGGAACGCGCGTGACCACCGATCCGGGCTTTTTGCAGGAATGCGGGGTGGTCATCGAGGCGATGGGCGGGGTGGACCGCCCGCTGGAAATGCTGCTGCCGTACCTACGTTCAGGCCGCCCGGTCATTACCGCCAACAAGGCGCTATTGGCCGAACGCTGGGACGTGCTGCGCGAGTACGCCCTGGCTGGAAGCCTGTATTACGAGGCCAGCGTGATGGCCGGAACCCCGGTGATCGGCCCGATGAGTACCGTCCTGCGCGCCAGCACCTTCACCCGCCTGCAAGCCGTGCTGAACGGAACGTGCCTGTACATCCTGAACCAGATGGAAGAAGGCAGAGACTACGCCGACGCGCTGGCCGGGGCGCAAGCGCTGGGTTACGCCGAGACCCCGCCCACGCTGGATGTCGGCGGCTTCGACACCGCGCACAAGCTGGCGGTGCTGGCCCGCTTCTGCGCCGACGGCAATTTTCCGTACAGCGCCGTGCAGGTGCAGGGCATCGAGGACATCACCCAGAAGGACATTCAGGACGCCCGCGCGGCAGGCGAACGCATCAAGTTGGTGGCCGAACTGGAACGCGACGGGACAGGCTGGCGGGCTACGGTTGCGCCGCAGCGCCTGCCCGAGAGCCATCCGCTGTGTACCGCCGGGGCTGGCCGCAACGCACTGATGTACGAGGGTGAGGAATGCGGAATGCTGATCTTTGCCGGGGGCGGCGCGGGCGGCATGATCACCGCCAGCGCGATGGTGGGCGATCTTTTAGATTGGGTTATAGGCTTTCCCGGCCACGTTCCCCTGCACTGA
- a CDS encoding thioesterase family protein, whose product MTRPTPQPRAAYPYHHPIQTRWADNDVYGHVNNVTYYAYFDTAVNAYLAAQGALDIRGGEVIGLVVETGCAFFAPVSFPEPLSVGVRVAKLGRSSVRYELAVFQEGAEEAAAQGHFVHVYVDRASRRPVDLPPVLRAALEALTIG is encoded by the coding sequence ATGACCCGTCCCACGCCTCAGCCCCGCGCCGCCTATCCGTACCATCACCCGATCCAGACCCGCTGGGCCGACAACGACGTGTATGGCCATGTCAACAACGTGACCTACTACGCCTACTTTGATACGGCGGTCAACGCTTATCTGGCCGCCCAGGGCGCGCTGGACATCCGTGGGGGAGAGGTGATCGGTCTGGTGGTAGAGACAGGCTGCGCCTTCTTCGCGCCTGTCTCTTTTCCTGAACCGCTGAGTGTGGGTGTGCGGGTGGCAAAACTGGGCCGCAGCAGCGTGCGCTACGAGCTGGCAGTGTTTCAAGAAGGGGCAGAAGAAGCTGCCGCACAGGGTCATTTCGTGCATGTCTACGTGGACCGGGCCTCGCGGCGTCCGGTGGACCTGCCCCCGGTTCTACGGGCGGCGCTGGAAGCCTTGACCATCGGTTGA
- a CDS encoding molybdopterin oxidoreductase family protein, with protein MQCNFDVHVENGLAVKLMPTRECPVARGMVCKKGLAALNDLRHPERLTDPLLRKNGQLVPVSWAEALAYVRDALTPLLDSNPAAVGVFGSGSLTNKKTYLLGKFAPLALKTPNIDYNGRYCMASASAALNRTVDYDRGPGFPLGDMAGSDLILLVGADIAVTLPPIMHYLKAAKDRGGVVYSIDPRATVTARAGAAGCVCRPVGPPRPDHRRLYQQHDLPAGAGTAAEVRLKC; from the coding sequence GTGCAGTGCAACTTCGATGTTCATGTCGAAAACGGGCTGGCTGTGAAGCTGATGCCCACCAGGGAATGCCCGGTGGCGCGCGGCATGGTCTGTAAGAAGGGACTGGCGGCCCTGAACGATCTGCGTCACCCCGAACGCCTGACCGATCCGCTGCTCCGCAAGAACGGTCAACTGGTGCCCGTGTCCTGGGCCGAGGCGTTGGCCTACGTGCGGGACGCGCTGACGCCTTTGCTGGACAGCAATCCGGCGGCGGTAGGTGTCTTCGGCAGCGGTAGCCTGACCAACAAGAAGACGTATCTGCTGGGCAAATTCGCGCCGCTGGCCTTGAAGACGCCCAACATTGACTACAACGGGCGCTACTGCATGGCCTCGGCCTCGGCGGCGCTGAACCGCACGGTGGACTATGACCGGGGGCCGGGCTTTCCGCTGGGGGACATGGCGGGCAGTGACCTGATCCTGCTGGTGGGCGCGGATATCGCCGTAACCCTGCCGCCGATCATGCATTACCTGAAAGCCGCCAAGGACCGGGGCGGCGTGGTGTACAGCATTGATCCGCGCGCCACCGTCACCGCCAGAGCTGGGGCTGCAGGCTGCGTTTGTCGTCCTGTTGGCCCTCCTCGGCCTGACCACCGCCGTCTATATCAGCAGCATGATTTGCCTGCGGGCGCTGGGACGGCAGCCGAAGTTCGCCTGAAGTGCTAG
- a CDS encoding non-heme iron oxygenase ferredoxin subunit, whose translation MSAATSSERVRVGPEAEMPEGHQTAVDMDGISVLVVNYEGVFYALRNNCTHQDYPLLGGEVQMGRITCQKHGAKFELATGKAKSLPAVKPVRLFRTEVEDGVVYVSPL comes from the coding sequence ATGAGCGCAGCGACGAGCAGTGAGCGGGTCCGGGTGGGTCCAGAAGCCGAGATGCCCGAAGGCCACCAGACCGCCGTGGACATGGACGGCATCAGCGTGCTGGTGGTGAATTACGAGGGCGTGTTCTATGCCCTGCGAAACAACTGCACCCACCAGGATTACCCCCTGCTGGGCGGCGAGGTCCAGATGGGCCGGATCACCTGCCAGAAACACGGCGCGAAGTTCGAGCTGGCGACGGGCAAGGCCAAATCGCTGCCCGCCGTAAAGCCTGTCAGGCTGTTCAGAACTGAAGTCGAGGACGGCGTGGTGTACGTTTCCCCTCTCTAG
- a CDS encoding ankyrin repeat domain-containing protein — MTTEAEKELFLAIRANDAGAVRELVGEDRALLTALSPMGVSPVLFAAYYRHPEMARVLVQEGAALDIFEAAAIGETAHVRELLDADSALLNNVNSDGFSPLGLSAFFGQEEVAALLLSLGADANTVSQNAMQVGPLHSAVTGNHTNLVRKLLEAGADVNAVQNSGFTPLMGAAQNGNAELVRLLLSHGAGTGAVNEDGFSAADLAQEEGHGEVLILLAGPP; from the coding sequence GTGACCACCGAAGCCGAGAAGGAACTGTTCCTGGCGATCCGCGCCAACGACGCCGGAGCTGTGCGCGAGTTGGTGGGCGAGGACCGCGCACTGCTGACAGCACTCAGCCCGATGGGCGTGTCCCCGGTGCTGTTCGCCGCCTATTACCGACATCCCGAGATGGCCCGCGTGCTGGTGCAGGAGGGCGCGGCGCTGGATATTTTTGAGGCAGCGGCAATTGGGGAAACAGCGCATGTGCGCGAGTTGCTGGACGCCGATTCCGCGCTGCTCAATAACGTCAACTCAGACGGCTTTTCCCCGCTGGGCCTGTCTGCTTTCTTCGGTCAGGAGGAGGTGGCGGCGCTGCTCCTTTCGCTTGGGGCAGACGCGAATACGGTCAGCCAGAATGCCATGCAAGTTGGGCCGCTGCATTCGGCGGTGACGGGGAACCACACCAACCTCGTTCGGAAGTTGCTGGAAGCTGGGGCGGATGTGAATGCCGTCCAGAATAGCGGTTTTACCCCGCTGATGGGCGCGGCACAGAACGGCAACGCCGAACTAGTCAGGCTGCTGCTCTCGCACGGGGCGGGAACCGGGGCCGTGAATGAGGACGGATTCAGCGCCGCCGATCTGGCGCAGGAGGAGGGCCACGGCGAGGTGCTGATCCTGCTGGCGGGGCCGCCCTGA
- a CDS encoding TRAP transporter small permease subunit, with amino-acid sequence MPALLGLARAIDRFSSWLGILIGGVTLLMIGVGLFNVFGRFADRYLGTAFSSNSLLELQWYLFSVIFLLGGAYVLSLDEHVRVDVLYGRLAPKRRALINLLGTLLFLLPFCVIVLWVAIPWFQLSYGIQETSSDPGGLLRWPIKLLLPIGFVFLFIQGVSEAIKAAGALTGHYEYRTQDELDELAALAADVQLDRAGLDGLLVGLPDEAEKQMNENQRKK; translated from the coding sequence ATGCCAGCACTGCTGGGACTTGCACGCGCAATAGACCGTTTTTCATCCTGGCTGGGCATCCTGATCGGCGGAGTGACGCTGCTGATGATCGGCGTCGGCCTCTTCAACGTGTTCGGGCGTTTCGCGGACCGGTATCTGGGCACCGCGTTTTCCAGCAATTCCCTGCTGGAACTCCAGTGGTACCTGTTCAGCGTGATCTTTCTGCTGGGCGGCGCATACGTGCTGAGCCTGGACGAGCATGTGCGGGTGGACGTGCTGTACGGGCGGCTGGCCCCCAAACGCCGGGCGCTGATCAATCTGCTGGGCACGCTGCTGTTTCTGCTGCCGTTCTGCGTGATCGTGCTGTGGGTGGCGATTCCGTGGTTCCAGCTCAGTTACGGCATTCAGGAAACCAGCTCCGATCCGGGTGGGCTGCTGCGCTGGCCGATCAAGCTGCTGCTGCCCATCGGCTTCGTATTCCTGTTCATTCAGGGCGTCAGCGAGGCCATTAAGGCGGCAGGCGCGCTGACTGGCCACTACGAGTACCGCACCCAGGACGAGCTGGACGAGCTGGCGGCCCTGGCTGCCGACGTACAACTGGACCGCGCTGGGCTGGACGGGTTGCTGGTGGGCCTCCCCGACGAGGCCGAGAAACAGATGAATGAAAACCAGAGGAAAAAATAG